A single region of the Halobacteriovorax sp. JY17 genome encodes:
- a CDS encoding YeeE/YedE family protein produces MNNIFAPLLGGIIIGTASSLLLIGVGRISGISSILAQTISRPVKEDFWKYFFLLGLVVGSILFLIISPKDYEVALDLSKTEIILGGFLVGLGTRLGSGCTSGHGVCGISRLSRRSILATLIFISTGVLTVALKGVL; encoded by the coding sequence ATGAATAATATCTTTGCCCCACTTTTAGGAGGTATCATAATTGGAACAGCGAGCTCTTTATTGCTAATAGGAGTTGGTAGAATATCAGGAATCAGCTCGATTTTAGCTCAAACAATTTCTAGGCCTGTAAAAGAAGATTTTTGGAAGTACTTCTTTCTTCTAGGACTCGTTGTAGGTAGCATTCTATTTTTAATAATATCTCCTAAAGATTACGAAGTAGCCCTCGATCTTTCTAAGACTGAAATTATTCTTGGTGGATTCCTTGTAGGGCTTGGAACTAGGCTTGGAAGTGGTTGTACTTCTGGGCATGGAGTCTGTGGTATTTCCAGGCTTTCCAGACGAAGTATACTTGCAACACTAATATTTATTTCAACAGGAGTCTTAACGGTTGCTTTAAAAGGAGTACTCTAA
- a CDS encoding DUF6691 family protein yields the protein MVVYFISLLSGVLFSVGLIISEMVNPAKVIGFLDIFGEWDYSLVFVMLGAISVNLVVFKFVKKEKPIFNGVFHLPTRNDIDWRLLTGSVLFGVGWGMAGICPGPAIVNLASMNSDMLLFFVSMISGMIIYKYLNRFIKE from the coding sequence ATGGTCGTTTATTTCATTTCACTTCTTTCAGGGGTATTGTTTTCAGTAGGACTCATTATTTCAGAAATGGTGAATCCTGCCAAAGTTATTGGTTTTCTAGATATTTTTGGAGAATGGGATTACTCGCTTGTTTTTGTAATGCTAGGAGCAATTAGTGTTAACTTGGTAGTATTCAAATTTGTAAAAAAAGAGAAGCCAATATTTAATGGAGTTTTTCACCTACCAACTCGCAACGATATTGATTGGAGATTACTTACTGGTTCTGTGTTATTTGGTGTTGGCTGGGGAATGGCAGGTATTTGTCCAGGACCAGCGATAGTTAATTTGGCCTCAATGAACTCTGATATGTTATTATTCTTTGTAAGTATGATTAGTGGAATGATCATTTATAAATACTTAAATAGGTTCATTAAGGAATAG
- a CDS encoding PQQ-dependent sugar dehydrogenase yields MKSVFILSFIFMFSIQAKVTTKEILKVKDIIWGFDFTDSKTIVANLKDGAIIKYDLETKKVVTLNSPKVTVTGQGGLLDIKYQVVNKVPYVYYTFAKKVKGTVVTALGRAKYASGKLSQHETLFESKIHSSTGRHFGSRLAFVGETLFMTIGDRGERDYAQKLDYHNGKILRLTLEGKPLADNPFVNTKNALPEIWSFGHRNPQGIFYDEETKTLYSCEFGPRGGDELNLIKKGLNYGWPVITYGKEYWGPGIGEEKKKGMEQPIIYWTPSISPSGMTRYTGNKNPKWKGDFFLASLGSTHLHRVRLKNGKVIEEEKLLTNLNERIRQVRTGIDGELYISTDSGKILTVHQ; encoded by the coding sequence ATGAAGTCAGTCTTTATTTTATCATTTATTTTTATGTTTAGTATTCAAGCAAAAGTCACTACTAAAGAAATTTTGAAAGTTAAAGACATAATCTGGGGATTTGATTTTACTGACTCAAAGACAATTGTTGCGAATTTAAAAGATGGTGCAATCATTAAATATGACTTGGAGACAAAGAAAGTTGTAACGTTAAATTCTCCCAAAGTTACCGTTACTGGTCAAGGTGGCCTACTCGATATTAAGTACCAAGTAGTTAATAAAGTCCCTTATGTCTATTATACCTTTGCAAAGAAAGTTAAGGGAACTGTCGTTACTGCTCTTGGGCGTGCGAAGTATGCAAGTGGTAAGCTCTCTCAACATGAGACTCTCTTTGAATCTAAAATACATAGTAGTACAGGAAGACACTTTGGTTCTAGGTTGGCCTTTGTTGGAGAGACTCTCTTTATGACAATTGGAGATAGAGGAGAGAGGGATTATGCTCAGAAGTTAGACTATCACAATGGCAAAATACTGAGGCTCACACTAGAGGGAAAACCTCTTGCAGATAATCCATTTGTTAATACGAAGAATGCTCTGCCTGAGATCTGGAGTTTTGGCCATAGAAACCCTCAAGGAATTTTCTATGATGAGGAGACTAAGACTTTATATAGTTGCGAATTTGGTCCCCGAGGAGGAGATGAATTAAACCTCATTAAGAAAGGACTTAATTACGGTTGGCCAGTTATCACCTACGGCAAAGAATATTGGGGGCCAGGTATTGGAGAAGAGAAGAAAAAAGGAATGGAGCAGCCAATAATCTATTGGACTCCTAGCATTTCGCCGTCAGGTATGACGAGATACACTGGCAATAAAAATCCGAAATGGAAAGGGGACTTCTTCTTAGCAAGTCTAGGCTCCACTCATTTACACCGAGTAAGATTAAAGAATGGTAAGGTAATAGAAGAAGAGAAACTACTTACTAATTTAAATGAAAGGATTCGTCAGGTAAGAACGGGAATTGATGGAGAGCTTTATATTTCTACAGATAGTGGAAAAATACTTACTGTCCATCAGTGA
- a CDS encoding DUF3750 domain-containing protein, protein MKLIYVLTFFTLLSSCSSKDWRSASRESAGIAVKAEDQKEDIFQVYYARAFSWRGYLGVHPWVAWKLSHEKKYSVAQVTSWNIRRSGSAISVENDLPDRKWFDNEPTILYEVKGERARKIIAQTKKIIKDYPHKKVYRLWPGPNSNTFVSHIIRSIDELPLELPANAVGKDYLEGSDILSESPSNKGFQFSLYGLFGITMGVEEGLEMNILGLSFGLDLWTPALKLPFVGRLGFQDKSITDGQ, encoded by the coding sequence ATGAAATTAATTTACGTCCTGACATTCTTCACTCTTCTATCCTCTTGCTCTTCTAAAGACTGGAGATCAGCTTCCAGAGAGAGTGCAGGTATTGCCGTCAAGGCCGAAGACCAGAAAGAAGATATTTTTCAAGTCTACTATGCTCGCGCCTTCTCATGGAGGGGATATCTTGGTGTTCACCCTTGGGTTGCTTGGAAGCTCTCTCATGAAAAGAAGTACTCTGTAGCTCAGGTTACTTCCTGGAATATTAGAAGATCGGGATCAGCAATCTCAGTTGAAAATGATCTTCCAGACAGAAAGTGGTTTGATAACGAGCCGACAATTCTCTATGAAGTAAAAGGAGAGAGAGCGAGAAAAATTATTGCTCAGACAAAGAAGATTATTAAAGATTACCCACATAAGAAAGTTTATCGTTTATGGCCTGGTCCAAATTCTAATACATTTGTCTCACATATTATAAGAAGTATTGATGAACTCCCACTAGAGCTACCGGCCAATGCCGTAGGAAAAGACTACTTAGAAGGAAGCGACATACTTTCCGAAAGTCCAAGTAATAAAGGATTTCAATTTTCACTTTATGGCCTATTTGGAATAACTATGGGAGTAGAGGAAGGCCTTGAAATGAATATCCTAGGCCTAAGTTTTGGACTCGACCTTTGGACCCCTGCTCTGAAACTCCCTTTTGTAGGAAGACTTGGATTTCAAGATAAATCAATCACTGATGGACAGTAA
- a CDS encoding LysR family transcriptional regulator, with protein sequence MDLNLLKTFSKVSELGSFTKAAESLKQPKSRVSRAISRLEEEIGVQLIRRTTRQIALTTEGREFYLSIREQILKLEQEVELINDTKKEISGVLRITAPEDLGQSILLDIIAKYNDLYPNVEVQTILTGDFLDLTKDNIDLAFRVGKLEDSNLIQRSFKDVHFIAIASREYVQRFGIPKCLKDLKNHKLLTFRNFDFNTIEDKADEDIDFKYRINTSSIPMLLSMALNGSGITIVPSFYCEEYVRTGRLIHIFPKWKGPQHTIRILYTATSNLSKRTRAFLDLVNDFQ encoded by the coding sequence ATGGACTTAAATCTCTTAAAAACATTCTCTAAGGTATCGGAATTAGGAAGTTTCACTAAGGCTGCCGAATCGCTAAAACAACCAAAATCTAGAGTTAGTCGAGCGATCTCAAGGCTTGAAGAAGAGATTGGTGTTCAACTTATTAGAAGAACAACACGTCAAATTGCTCTCACCACAGAGGGTCGAGAGTTCTATCTAAGTATTAGAGAGCAAATATTAAAGTTAGAACAAGAAGTAGAGCTCATTAACGATACAAAGAAAGAGATCAGCGGAGTTTTACGAATCACTGCCCCTGAGGATTTAGGGCAATCAATTCTTCTAGATATTATTGCAAAATACAATGACCTCTATCCCAATGTTGAAGTGCAGACAATTCTCACTGGGGACTTTCTAGACTTAACCAAAGATAATATTGATTTAGCTTTTCGAGTTGGAAAACTTGAGGATTCAAACTTAATTCAAAGATCGTTTAAAGATGTTCATTTTATTGCTATTGCCTCAAGAGAGTACGTTCAAAGATTTGGTATTCCTAAATGCTTAAAAGATTTAAAGAATCATAAATTATTAACTTTTAGAAATTTTGATTTTAATACAATCGAAGATAAAGCAGATGAAGATATTGATTTTAAATATAGAATTAACACTAGTAGTATTCCTATGCTACTAAGCATGGCCCTCAATGGTAGTGGAATTACAATTGTTCCAAGCTTCTACTGTGAAGAGTATGTTAGAACCGGTAGGCTTATTCATATTTTCCCGAAATGGAAGGGTCCTCAGCACACAATTAGAATTCTTTATACAGCAACAAGTAATTTGTCTAAGAGAACAAGGGCGTTCCTAGACTTAGTGAACGATTTTCAATAG
- a CDS encoding YceI family protein, with product MKKLLISAVAILSLTSFAADVDLSKSEFTWKGTKVTGEHTGKLKLKKGTIELSEKGVITSGKLTIDLNTLTVTDLSGEWATKFLTHIKSGDFFDVEKYPEAVLVVNKDTGSKILGTLKIKSKSNPVEFNYKKKDGAYVGTLTFDRTKFDMIYGSGNFFKNLGDKAIHNDVNLDFKLVVK from the coding sequence ATGAAGAAATTACTAATAAGTGCAGTTGCAATTCTATCTCTAACTTCATTCGCAGCAGATGTAGATTTGTCTAAAAGTGAATTTACTTGGAAGGGAACAAAGGTGACTGGTGAGCATACAGGAAAATTAAAGCTTAAGAAAGGAACGATTGAATTAAGTGAGAAGGGAGTGATTACATCAGGAAAACTTACTATAGATTTAAATACACTAACTGTAACTGATCTTTCTGGAGAGTGGGCGACAAAGTTTCTAACTCATATTAAGAGTGGAGACTTCTTTGATGTTGAAAAATATCCAGAGGCAGTACTTGTTGTAAATAAAGATACAGGTTCAAAAATTCTAGGAACTTTAAAAATTAAAAGTAAATCTAATCCTGTTGAGTTTAATTACAAGAAAAAGGATGGAGCCTATGTTGGAACTCTAACTTTTGATAGAACAAAGTTTGATATGATTTATGGTTCAGGAAACTTCTTTAAGAACCTAGGGGATAAGGCCATTCATAATGACGTAAATCTTGATTTTAAATTAGTTGTAAAATAA
- a CDS encoding pirin family protein, whose product MENTRVTKVLKNSRKHWVGNGFYVSSLWSPGSSLYKYTNPFLMLDYASPMMFEPSEERRGVGVHPHRGFETVTFAIEGEVEHRDSSGGGGVIFPGDVQWMTAASGVVHDEFHSDKFTREGGVFSMVQLWVNLASEFKMSEPKYQSIKSEEFDRVSEDGHEVKVIAGLYKDHEGACSTYSPINVFEVNFSKNSEFEYFCLEKMTTLVLILDGEVEISNENYVKEQALAIEKDGDKYSLRAKKGSKLLIFSGVPIEEPVASYGPFVMNTKEELVQAVEDFNANRMGNL is encoded by the coding sequence ATGGAAAACACACGAGTGACTAAAGTTTTAAAAAATAGCAGAAAACATTGGGTTGGAAATGGGTTCTATGTAAGTTCGCTGTGGAGTCCGGGATCTTCCCTCTATAAATATACAAATCCTTTTCTTATGCTGGATTACGCCTCTCCTATGATGTTTGAACCATCTGAGGAGAGAAGAGGAGTAGGAGTACATCCGCATAGAGGATTTGAGACAGTTACCTTTGCCATTGAGGGAGAGGTTGAACACAGAGACTCTAGTGGAGGTGGAGGAGTTATTTTTCCTGGAGACGTTCAATGGATGACCGCTGCATCTGGAGTTGTTCATGACGAATTTCATTCGGATAAGTTTACTAGAGAAGGTGGTGTCTTTTCAATGGTTCAACTCTGGGTGAATTTGGCTTCTGAGTTTAAGATGAGTGAACCAAAGTATCAAAGTATAAAGAGTGAAGAATTTGATAGAGTCAGTGAAGACGGACATGAAGTAAAAGTTATTGCAGGTTTATATAAAGACCATGAGGGAGCTTGCTCAACCTATTCTCCAATCAATGTTTTTGAAGTGAACTTTTCTAAAAATAGTGAATTTGAATACTTTTGTTTAGAAAAGATGACAACACTTGTTCTTATTCTTGACGGAGAAGTTGAAATTTCAAATGAGAATTACGTTAAAGAGCAAGCACTAGCAATAGAGAAAGATGGGGATAAGTATTCTTTAAGGGCGAAGAAAGGTTCTAAGCTCTTAATATTCAGTGGGGTCCCTATTGAAGAGCCAGTCGCTTCCTATGGCCCATTTGTTATGAATACAAAAGAAGAGCTAGTGCAAGCCGTCGAAGACTTTAATGCTAATCGAATGGGGAATTTATAA
- the recQ gene encoding DNA helicase RecQ produces MRNEKLHSILKDTFGHQAFRLEQLNIINSILDGVDTLAIMPTGGGKSMCFQVPALFLEGITIVISPLISLMTDQVANLSNNGVAACFLNSNQSNEERSEAREKISKGDIKLVYVSPEGILSGGIATFLQSLDISLIAIDEAHCVSQWGHEFRRDYTRLGELKDLFPETPVLALTATADEKTRVDISHQLRMNAPKTFISSFDRANIKYAILEREDELKQLDEFINKNHKGDTGIVYCLSRKKVESVAKKLRERGHQSFAYHAGLTREQRDHAQKVFSNEENIVIVATIAFGMGIDRPDVRFVAHLDLPKSVESYYQETGRAGRDGLPANAWMVYGLQDVIKLSQMLETTEAHENYKKVARGKLDSMLSICETTKCRRHFLLQYFEEDSSLKCDNCDTCLHPGETWDGRVDAQKVLSTIYRTGQKFGAGYIVDVLRGSKNAKVEERGHQELSVYGIGKSETKSHWNLIIRQLLNMKYITIKSWEYRTLALMKKSEELLKGNEEFLLKKRKITLRASPEVVQTSHERNDLFETLRKIRKEIATENGLAPYMVFGDKSLHDMCQILPRSKDEFLMVNGVGNSKCEKYGDSFLKEIRQYLESSNL; encoded by the coding sequence ATGAGAAATGAGAAATTACATTCTATTTTAAAAGACACTTTTGGTCATCAAGCTTTCCGTTTGGAGCAATTAAATATTATCAACTCTATCCTTGATGGAGTTGATACCTTGGCCATAATGCCTACTGGTGGCGGAAAGTCTATGTGCTTTCAAGTTCCTGCTCTATTCTTAGAGGGAATTACTATCGTGATTTCTCCTTTAATTTCTCTGATGACTGATCAGGTCGCAAACCTTTCTAATAACGGAGTCGCTGCTTGTTTTTTAAACTCTAATCAAAGTAATGAAGAGAGAAGTGAAGCTAGAGAGAAAATATCAAAGGGAGATATAAAGCTAGTTTATGTTTCTCCCGAAGGAATTCTTTCTGGAGGAATAGCGACTTTTTTACAGAGTCTAGATATTAGCTTAATTGCAATTGATGAAGCTCACTGTGTTTCGCAGTGGGGGCATGAGTTTAGAAGAGATTACACTCGTCTTGGTGAATTAAAAGACCTCTTTCCTGAGACTCCAGTCCTCGCACTTACAGCAACGGCTGATGAGAAAACAAGAGTGGATATCTCTCATCAACTTAGAATGAATGCTCCAAAGACTTTTATTTCTTCTTTTGATCGAGCTAATATTAAGTACGCAATTCTGGAGCGTGAGGATGAGCTTAAGCAATTAGATGAATTTATTAACAAGAATCATAAAGGTGATACTGGGATTGTTTACTGCCTTTCGAGAAAGAAAGTTGAATCAGTGGCAAAGAAACTCAGAGAGAGAGGACACCAATCTTTTGCTTATCATGCAGGACTTACTAGAGAGCAGAGAGATCATGCTCAGAAAGTTTTTAGTAATGAAGAAAATATTGTCATAGTCGCAACCATTGCTTTTGGAATGGGGATTGATCGACCTGATGTTCGCTTTGTTGCTCACTTGGATCTTCCTAAAAGTGTTGAGAGCTATTACCAAGAGACGGGACGTGCTGGCCGAGATGGGCTTCCTGCAAATGCATGGATGGTTTACGGCCTTCAAGATGTTATAAAGCTTTCGCAGATGCTTGAGACAACAGAGGCCCATGAAAACTATAAGAAAGTTGCTAGAGGAAAGCTGGACTCTATGCTTTCAATTTGTGAAACGACTAAGTGTCGTCGACATTTCTTACTTCAATACTTTGAAGAAGATAGCTCTCTTAAGTGTGATAATTGTGACACTTGTTTGCACCCTGGAGAAACATGGGATGGACGAGTCGATGCTCAAAAAGTTCTTTCGACTATTTATAGAACAGGACAGAAGTTTGGAGCAGGTTATATTGTAGATGTTCTTAGAGGAAGCAAGAATGCCAAAGTCGAAGAGAGGGGGCATCAAGAGCTAAGTGTTTATGGAATTGGAAAAAGTGAAACGAAGTCTCACTGGAACCTAATTATAAGACAACTACTGAATATGAAATATATTACTATAAAGAGTTGGGAATATCGTACCTTAGCTCTTATGAAAAAGAGTGAAGAGCTTTTAAAGGGAAATGAAGAATTTCTTTTGAAAAAGAGAAAGATTACTCTTAGGGCTTCTCCTGAAGTGGTTCAAACTAGTCATGAGAGAAATGATCTCTTTGAAACTCTTAGAAAAATAAGAAAGGAAATTGCAACAGAGAATGGTTTGGCCCCTTATATGGTATTTGGAGATAAGTCTCTCCATGATATGTGCCAAATACTACCAAGATCAAAAGATGAATTCTTGATGGTTAATGGGGTCGGAAATAGTAAGTGTGAAAAGTATGGCGATTCATTCTTAAAAGAAATAAGGCAATACTTAGAGAGTTCTAATCTTTAA
- a CDS encoding CHASE domain-containing protein: MKIKYLLIILLSSVAYFVSARLSLQLAIPPGFASAAWPPAGIALACMLYFRGSAVIGVLIGSFFANLWPHLSLVSGESVQRPIVIAFIIGLGAALQTYITYKAVTHFDNSKLRFDNWREVAKFLFIAGPLGCMINSTIGVSTLFFSGVISLETFSFSWFTWWIGDAIGTVVFTPLILTVFESKDTLWKRRRLSFTVPILILFSLIVIFFLNARKWESQRLENRLESKFNVIVSTFNNHTLYYKDTLNSVVSFFNSSDDISEKDFNKFVSNIIRKDSGIRAISWNKVVKNKDRAKYISRIKKSGYKNFSINEKGENNQLITAKKRPSHVVVTYIYPFEGNELAHGLDISFSKSRKDSLDKAYSSMKTHITDDLVLVQDRSSKKPFGFLTLSPVSRPKSSDSDGFIVGVFNYDKMLNEILNNIDLEGLEIYLVNENNDVIYTNDINSLKKKITSEDIKDLKLEKGFFSKNYSTKFENRTWELVVNQTNAYNIEHQTWYAWYVLAGGLFVLSIIGCFLLIITGRESTLEETKKKLETSQIELERSNEELEIKVEERTRKLVQANEVKSNFLANMSHEIRTPLNGILGISALLFQKVEKKENIEYLNIIKKSSEDLLKIINDILDFSKIESGGIEVESLPFDLYEEIEEVKKLMFNSSVAQNKIELFWQNKLARVYSSDRIRIRQILLNLIGNANKFTTKGKVEIIVKETSSTEYISNIQITIKDDGIGIPISSQSKIFKSFTQADISTTRRFGGTGLGLSISKALAEILNGTIDFISEEGKGTSFIFNIPMAKSSKEELDILEKRTPNTISLNKSAQGINILVAEDNKINQIVITKMLSTIGFTVDLAENGLEVLEMLKTKKYDLILMDCHMPELDGLEATRRVLETYREDAPIIVAVSASAMKEEIQASYDSGMSDFISKPVKVDDFVRVINKYFKD; this comes from the coding sequence ATGAAAATTAAATATTTATTAATCATTCTCCTGAGTAGTGTCGCTTACTTTGTATCTGCGAGACTCTCTCTACAGCTTGCGATTCCTCCTGGATTTGCAAGTGCTGCTTGGCCCCCGGCCGGAATTGCTCTTGCGTGCATGCTCTACTTCAGAGGCTCCGCAGTTATTGGAGTACTCATTGGCTCCTTCTTCGCAAATCTATGGCCTCATTTATCTTTAGTCTCAGGAGAGAGTGTTCAGCGTCCAATTGTAATAGCATTCATAATAGGACTAGGAGCAGCTCTACAGACCTATATCACCTACAAAGCAGTTACTCATTTCGATAATAGTAAACTACGATTTGATAACTGGAGAGAAGTTGCTAAATTTCTATTCATTGCTGGCCCTCTAGGTTGTATGATTAATTCAACGATAGGAGTCTCCACACTCTTCTTCTCTGGAGTTATTTCCTTAGAGACTTTTTCTTTCTCATGGTTTACTTGGTGGATAGGCGATGCAATTGGAACAGTTGTCTTTACTCCTCTTATTCTTACAGTCTTTGAATCTAAAGATACTCTATGGAAAAGAAGACGCCTTAGCTTCACTGTTCCAATTCTCATTCTCTTCTCTCTTATTGTCATTTTCTTCTTAAACGCTAGAAAGTGGGAGTCTCAAAGACTGGAAAATAGACTTGAAAGTAAGTTTAACGTAATAGTCTCAACATTTAATAATCATACCCTTTATTACAAAGATACATTAAATTCCGTAGTCAGCTTCTTTAATAGCTCTGATGATATTAGCGAGAAAGACTTTAATAAATTTGTATCAAATATAATAAGAAAAGATTCTGGAATAAGAGCAATTTCTTGGAATAAGGTTGTTAAAAATAAGGACAGAGCAAAGTATATTTCTAGAATAAAAAAGTCTGGTTACAAGAATTTTTCAATTAATGAAAAAGGTGAGAATAACCAGCTTATCACGGCAAAGAAAAGACCTAGTCATGTTGTAGTCACTTATATTTATCCATTTGAAGGCAATGAGCTCGCTCACGGCCTAGACATATCATTCTCAAAAAGTAGAAAAGATTCACTAGATAAAGCATATAGTTCGATGAAAACCCATATCACTGATGACCTAGTACTTGTCCAAGATCGCTCCAGTAAAAAACCTTTTGGCTTTCTAACCCTATCTCCAGTTTCGCGCCCAAAGTCTTCTGATTCAGATGGATTTATTGTTGGAGTTTTTAACTACGACAAAATGCTCAATGAAATTCTTAACAATATTGATTTAGAAGGTCTTGAAATTTATCTTGTAAATGAAAATAACGATGTCATTTACACAAATGATATAAACTCTTTAAAGAAGAAAATCACATCAGAAGATATTAAAGATTTAAAATTAGAAAAAGGCTTCTTTTCAAAAAACTATAGTACTAAGTTTGAAAATAGAACTTGGGAGCTAGTCGTGAATCAGACAAATGCATACAATATTGAACACCAGACATGGTATGCGTGGTACGTTCTTGCCGGTGGATTATTTGTTTTAAGTATTATTGGTTGTTTTCTCCTAATCATAACTGGACGAGAAAGTACTCTTGAAGAAACCAAGAAAAAACTTGAAACGTCACAGATAGAATTAGAAAGATCTAATGAAGAACTAGAGATAAAAGTCGAAGAGAGAACAAGAAAACTAGTTCAAGCAAACGAAGTTAAATCTAACTTCTTAGCAAATATGAGTCACGAAATCCGAACACCTTTGAATGGAATTCTTGGAATATCTGCATTACTCTTTCAAAAAGTAGAGAAGAAAGAAAATATTGAGTATTTAAATATAATTAAGAAAAGTAGTGAAGACCTATTAAAAATCATTAATGATATCCTAGACTTTTCCAAAATAGAATCTGGCGGTATTGAAGTCGAATCACTCCCATTTGATCTTTATGAAGAAATTGAAGAAGTAAAAAAACTAATGTTCAATTCAAGTGTTGCTCAAAATAAGATAGAACTCTTTTGGCAAAATAAATTAGCAAGAGTTTATTCTTCAGATCGGATTCGAATTAGACAAATACTTTTAAACCTCATAGGGAATGCAAATAAATTTACAACAAAGGGAAAAGTTGAAATCATTGTAAAAGAAACTTCTAGCACTGAATATATTTCAAATATTCAAATTACAATTAAAGACGACGGGATAGGTATCCCGATAAGCTCACAAAGTAAAATTTTCAAATCATTCACCCAAGCAGATATATCTACAACAAGGCGCTTTGGAGGAACAGGTTTAGGACTTTCTATTAGTAAGGCACTCGCAGAAATTTTAAATGGTACTATTGATTTTATAAGCGAGGAAGGAAAAGGAACTTCCTTTATCTTTAATATTCCTATGGCGAAGTCGTCTAAAGAAGAATTGGACATTCTAGAAAAACGAACCCCTAACACAATCTCTTTAAATAAAAGTGCTCAAGGTATAAATATACTAGTTGCTGAAGATAATAAAATAAACCAAATCGTTATCACTAAAATGTTGTCTACAATTGGATTTACTGTCGATCTAGCTGAAAATGGACTAGAAGTCCTAGAAATGCTCAAGACTAAGAAGTATGACTTAATCTTAATGGATTGCCATATGCCTGAACTCGATGGTCTTGAGGCCACTAGAAGAGTTTTGGAAACGTATCGTGAAGATGCGCCTATTATTGTGGCAGTAAGTGCATCAGCGATGAAGGAAGAAATTCAAGCAAGCTATGATTCAGGAATGAGTGATTTCATCAGTAAACCAGTCAAGGTTGATGATTTTGTCAGAGTAATTAATAAGTACTTTAAAGATTAG
- a CDS encoding S1-like domain-containing RNA-binding protein, with protein sequence MVEIGQINKLVVCRESSSGYYLKELDSIDEVFMPPNLGPVNISMNQELDVFVYLDTSGSLIATDQIPHAVVGEYAIMRVVEVQEFGAFFDWGIDKDLLVPGNEQKVKVRKFEDHIVRVCLEEETDRVFGTTKLGKYILESEFNFERGDEAVIVPANKTDLGYRVIINKRFIGMIYDSEIFQPIQIGKEYSAVVKKIRDDGLVDMSLQVLGIKNMIGSKDVILNFLEQEGGSSHLNDKSSPEEIKRYLNMSKKTFKGSIGMLYKEKKIDISKEGIKLIK encoded by the coding sequence GTGGTTGAAATTGGTCAAATAAATAAGTTGGTTGTGTGTAGAGAGTCTAGCTCGGGATATTATCTCAAGGAGTTGGATTCTATTGATGAAGTCTTCATGCCTCCAAACCTTGGTCCTGTTAATATTTCAATGAATCAAGAATTAGACGTATTCGTTTACCTGGATACATCTGGAAGCTTGATTGCTACAGATCAAATTCCTCATGCTGTCGTTGGTGAGTATGCAATTATGCGAGTAGTAGAAGTTCAAGAATTTGGGGCCTTCTTTGATTGGGGAATTGATAAAGACCTACTTGTTCCTGGAAATGAACAAAAAGTTAAAGTGAGAAAGTTTGAAGATCATATTGTTCGTGTATGTCTTGAGGAAGAAACGGATAGAGTTTTTGGAACAACTAAGCTTGGTAAATATATTCTTGAATCTGAGTTTAACTTTGAAAGAGGAGATGAGGCCGTCATTGTTCCTGCTAATAAAACAGACTTAGGTTATAGAGTTATAATAAATAAGAGATTTATTGGAATGATTTATGACTCTGAAATTTTTCAGCCTATTCAAATAGGTAAAGAATATTCAGCTGTAGTCAAAAAAATTAGAGATGATGGATTAGTTGACATGTCTCTTCAAGTTCTTGGCATTAAAAATATGATTGGTTCAAAGGACGTTATTTTAAACTTCTTAGAGCAAGAAGGTGGATCAAGTCATTTGAATGATAAGAGCTCTCCAGAAGAAATTAAGCGATACCTGAATATGAGTAAGAAGACATTCAAGGGATCTATTGGAATGCTTTATAAAGAAAAGAAGATTGATATCTCTAAAGAGGGTATCAAGTTGATAAAATAA